DNA sequence from the Strigops habroptila isolate Jane chromosome 4, bStrHab1.2.pri, whole genome shotgun sequence genome:
GGGCTTACAACTTTTAGGTTTAGATTCAACCTTCAACTATGGGTTAAGATGCAGAGCAGACATAGCTCTCTATGCATACCTATGTTTTGACAAATTTGATAACATCTCAAAGATAATTACATTATACAAACAGTTTTACTTAAAAGTTTCTATCAATGAAGATGTcgtatataaatatatacagtaCCTCCACTTCAAAAGTCAGATTTATGAACCAAATGGTTAAAACCTTTATGAACCTAATGAACAGCAGATTTTCATTTAGGCTGCCCAACATGGTAATATTCAGGTATTACCAGattacttaattttcttcaggtGATAACCTACATGCCCTTTTGgaagttttcaaaaaaataatggtCCGTTTTGATAGATCAACTCTGGTGATGTTTTCGTAGCTGTATTCCTTTAAAATGGTGCTGGCAACAGAGCTATTGTGGCACAAagtactttttaataaaataatcacCATATTTAGCTTCATTCAAAATTGAGCTTGCTATAcattggaaagaagaaaaaggaagttttacCTGTGTTCAAGTGCATTAACAACAAGATTTAAAACTAGTAATATATCTTAATGAAGGTTCAACTGATAGAACAAGTGCCATCAAAAAGCACGAGCTTGTTGATGATCGAGCTGCCTAACAAAACCAACAGTAACGTAACACTGAAAGTACTCAGAGAAAGCTGGCATGGTTTTCCCTAATTTAACAAACACATAAATCAAGACCTGGCTAAAATTAAGAGTTCTTTGATTATACTGATTCACAATTTCAAGAGCATAAGCTACAGTCAGTAAAGGGCTAGCAAATCTGTGCATAAAATGAGTGATGTTTTAATAAGAAGTGGTTTTATATTAATGCAGGCCACCACAGAAAAGGACAGAGGAATAAAAcactttggttttaatttttttcagaggcTCGTATTTCTCATTAGacttaaaagcagcagcttcacaaGCTACTCTCACTAGGAGTGTTGTATTTTGTAGAAAACATTAGAAGGATTATCATCATTTTAGTGATTGACAGGTTTTACTTCAATCTTCACATAAATAGCTTTCACCATATTGTGGTTATGCTTAAGTATAAGAACACTGATCAATAGTTTAGATgcacagtatttatttcttctgctggaaGGCAACTATACTTAATTGTATCCAAGACACTTCAAATCATTCAGAAATATGGCATGCAGTATCCAAAAGTATGGctctgaggatttttttttttttttttacattaagcATAAAGAAATTTTATAGTCAacattcatttatatttcaagAAAACTACCTATTCAGAGTTCTAGTTCTTTGATGCAGCATTAAGGATTAAAACTTACCACTTTACCAGGCCTTGCCCATGTGCAAATAAATCCCTCCTGACAAGCAGTGACTATACAGTcttcaagaaaaattaacaCAGTCAGTCTTTCATGTGCTATCTTTTTACAGATAAGAGGCTCTAACAAGGGAACATCTTCCATTCGGGGACAGAGAGGTGTTCCCAAAGTTTTAGCTGGGTCCGTTTTGGTTTTAGTAACTAGGTTCAGTTTGTCACTGCTCTTGCTAGATATATGTCCCATGCTATGATTTCTCTTGTGATCTTTTTCATGGTGTCTTTCCTTCCGATCGTGTAGTGATAAGGTTGCAAATTTACTAACGCCAGAAGCAATGGCACCATCCATGACACTGCTTTTACTGCCAGCATTTGAGACTGCAGAGTGTGGAAGGCTGTTTGACCGTGGAAGAGGAGGGGGTACAGAGTTTCCAGGTGTTGTGATACTGTTTCCATTACTTCCTGGGTTAGTTCCACCACTTCCAGCAGGTGGACTTGTGGCATTCATGACATTTGTATGTGTCCTTGCTCTTGAGAGAGGTTGGTGGGGGAAGAGGATATCTTCTGTAAGATCCCACAAACAGAGCTGTGTGTCCTGGCCTACTGAACCAAATCTATACGTAACGCTTACTGGACGACTGTCTGTAGAGTTCCTTTTGGATAGCCTAGATTGAGTACTATTTGCTCGATCTCTGCCAAAATGAAGGTCTTGGAAATCCTCATCACTTCCACTAAATTCCATCGGGTCACTCTCTTCTACACTAGTGGTATATGGATCAAACGCAACAACACTGACCCATGACTTATGTCCGTGGCCTCTCGCTATTACTCGACAGTCCACGAAAGACCAAACTGTTACCAAGTCATCCTCTCCACCTGTCACTATGTATTTCCCATCGGGACTCCAACACACGCACAGCAGTCCTCCAAAGTAGCTTTTCATTGTACCATGCAATTCCACTGAATCAAAGTTAAACACACGAAGAAAACCATCCTGGCTCACACACGCCAAGAACTTCCCATCTGGGGAAAAGGCAAATTCATTGAGGGCACCCTCACCTACTGTCCATTTAAGCAGAGGGTTTCTTGTGGATTTACTCTTGCAAGTGTGAACTGCAAAGCTTTCTCCTTGTTTAAGTAGCTGGTAGTGCGGGACTGTGGTACCACAAGTGTGCTCCACGTTATACAAGTACATATTGCCACTGGAATGAGCTACTAGGAAAAGGCTTTCCGAACCTGGTACCCATTTTACACAGGTTACTCTGGACTTGTCTATTAGTCTCTGCGAAAAACAAAGAAGATACACATCAGAAAGGctgaaaattaaagttttaatgaTTAACTGTAAATCTGAGCTTGGGGAGGGAGTGGGATGGGGAACAATACTTGAGTGAACTCAACTTTTCTAGGAGGGAGCTATGTTACTGTATTTGCAAAAACTTATCATCTTATCAGGCAGtaaagaggaaattatttttagattaaGTGCTACCAAAGGTTATTATTATGGTCCAGTCACATTCCACAAAGAACAAACTTCAACCAAGCCAATCTGTTGTTATGAATCTAAAGGCAGTGttctcagctttatttttcactgtgtagGTTGAAGAgcttgaaaaggaaacaatcGAAAAAACATAGAATGagctaaagggaaaaaaggcagttaCTCATCTATACTACATAGGTTACAAATCAACAACAGTAAATTTAGACTCTGGTTTTACCTGAAATCACAAATAAAATCCAtcctctgaagaagaaaaaataaaaaaggaggcTTTAGGAGCCTTTACCAGTTTTTACTGATTCAGGGCAGAAAAGCTACAGACACATTCACCCTGTTATCAGATGGCTGGAAAGTTAGAAAGTAAATGCACGAGGTTCAGTGAGTGAATTGACAAGGCACCACGTACTCTTCACGTGGGAATCCCCACCCTCCcattacttttctttcattagcCAAGGACCTCTCAGTTACAACCtaagaagtttctttttaatagcgTCTACCACTGCAAAAGAATGGACATACAATTAAATGAGCATTCTTGATCATAATGTCTTCAGTGCTGTACGAATCAAGAGATACAGTTTGACTCCTTAAGTTTGCTAGCATAGCTCTGGTGGACTTCTAAAACTTACCCTGTTGGCCATGGCATCACTTAAATGCAACCTGGAGACAAGCAATTCTTTACATGCACACTGAAGATGTGCATTTGACAGACTGATTACAGGCTGAAAGAAGAGGTGAGCTACACTAAAGGCAAGAATGCAAAGACAGAGCCTAAGGAAATACCAGGACAAGttacaaaaatgttaaaaaaaccaaagaacaagaagaaaaacaaacaaacaaacaaacaacccacatCAAAACCACCCTAAACCCTCCCTATGCTGTTTatcacaaaaaaacaaacccaacaaaccaaaaaaccccaaccaaacaaaccccaaactaatAGATAATACATTGACTGTTATCCATTCTGGGCCTGTACCTATCACTGGAAAGCAGCATCTGATCATTTTAGATCATGCTTTTGCATACACATTTGCTGCTGTCAACCTCAGTGTTAAGACCAAGAAGCCTCTCTCCTGTGATTTCTCCTTGGTTAAATTAGCCATTTTGTACTCGAGAGCTGAGGTATGTAACAATCTGGGCTTTTCCTCAAATGCAGTAACTTCAGAACAACATATTCTTAGCTTCTGTTGTGATATTTTAGGTACTTTGTCATGTGTTCATTGATATTTACTATTCATGTTTTAGTAATTTAGTTTTGGTATCAAGTATTAGAAAGTTACCTGGTACGCACCAAGAGAATACAGTCAGGGAACATCAGCCCAGCTGACTTGCTATAAGCAAAAGTCTTCTCATTGTGAAACTATCACTAATATGGCAAAAAAGTACAATTTCTTGCTCTCCTGTAGTAGAGCAGCTCAACCTGACATACACCCTCTACTCATAAGA
Encoded proteins:
- the WDR20 gene encoding WD repeat-containing protein 20 isoform X4, producing MLLSKMAAEGGGKEMNEIKTQFTTREGLYKLLSHSEYSRPNRVPFNSQGSNPVRVSFVNVNDQSGNGDRLCFNVGRELYFYIYKGVRKAADLSKPIDKRIYKGTQPTCHDFNHLTATAESVSLLVGFSAGQVQLIDPIKKETSKLFNEERLIDKSRVTCVKWVPGSESLFLVAHSSGNMYLYNVEHTCGTTVPHYQLLKQGESFAVHTCKSKSTRNPLLKWTVGEGALNEFAFSPDGKFLACVSQDGFLRVFNFDSVELHGTMKSYFGGLLCVCWSPDGKYIVTGGEDDLVTVWSFVDCRVIARGHGHKSWVSVVAFDPYTTSVEESDPMEFSGSDEDFQDLHFGRDRANSTQSRLSKRNSTDSRPVSVTYRFGSVGQDTQLCLWDLTEDILFPHQPLSRARTHTNVMNATSPPAGSGGTNPGSNGNSITTPGNSVPPPLPRSNSLPHSAVSNAGSKSSVMDGAIASGVSKFATLSLHDRKERHHEKDHKRNHSMGHISSKSSDKLNLVTKTKTDPAKTLGTPLCPRMEDVPLLEPLICKKIAHERLTVLIFLEDCIVTACQEGFICTWARPGKVR
- the WDR20 gene encoding WD repeat-containing protein 20 isoform X6, with the protein product MLLSKMAAEGGGKEMNEIKTQFTTREGLYKLLSHSEYSRPNRVPFNSQGSNPVRVSFVNVNDQSGNGDRLCFNVGRELYFYIYKGVRKRLIDKSRVTCVKWVPGSESLFLVAHSSGNMYLYNVEHTCGTTVPHYQLLKQGESFAVHTCKSKSTRNPLLKWTVGEGALNEFAFSPDGKFLACVSQDGFLRVFNFDSVELHGTMKSYFGGLLCVCWSPDGKYIVTGGEDDLVTVWSFVDCRVIARGHGHKSWVSVVAFDPYTTSVEESDPMEFSGSDEDFQDLHFGRDRANSTQSRLSKRNSTDSRPVSVTYRFGSVGQDTQLCLWDLTEDILFPHQPLSRARTHTNVMNATSPPAGSGGTNPGSNGNSITTPGNSVPPPLPRSNSLPHSAVSNAGSKSSVMDGAIASGVSKFATLSLHDRKERHHEKDHKRNHSMGHISSKSSDKLNLVTKTKTDPAKTLGTPLCPRMEDVPLLEPLICKKIAHERLTVLIFLEDCIVTACQEGFICTWARPGKVGLLSSQNQANSPSGTVV
- the WDR20 gene encoding WD repeat-containing protein 20 isoform X3; the protein is MLLSKMAAEGGGKEMNEIKTQFTTREGLYKLLSHSEYSRPNRVPFNSQGSNPVRVSFVNVNDQSGNGDRLCFNVGRELYFYIYKGVRKAADLSKPIDKRIYKGTQPTCHDFNHLTATAESVSLLVGFSAGQVQLIDPIKKETSKLFNEERLIDKSRVTCVKWVPGSESLFLVAHSSGNMYLYNVEHTCGTTVPHYQLLKQGESFAVHTCKSKSTRNPLLKWTVGEGALNEFAFSPDGKFLACVSQDGFLRVFNFDSVELHGTMKSYFGGLLCVCWSPDGKYIVTGGEDDLVTVWSFVDCRVIARGHGHKSWVSVVAFDPYTTSVEESDPMEFSGSDEDFQDLHFGRDRANSTQSRLSKRNSTDSRPVSVTYRFGSVGQDTQLCLWDLTEDILFPHQPLSRARTHTNVMNATSPPAGSGGTNPGSNGNSITTPGNSVPPPLPRSNSLPHSAVSNAGSKSSVMDGAIASGVSKFATLSLHDRKERHHEKDHKRNHSMGHISSKSSDKLNLVTKTKTDPAKTLGTPLCPRMEDVPLLEPLICKKIAHERLTVLIFLEDCIVTACQEGFICTWARPGKVSESL
- the WDR20 gene encoding WD repeat-containing protein 20 isoform X5; the protein is MECLFWQEKPSGNILVLRTHCSLCVAEWLSVVCDNLQRLGAADLSKPIDKRIYKGTQPTCHDFNHLTATAESVSLLVGFSAGQVQLIDPIKKETSKLFNEERLIDKSRVTCVKWVPGSESLFLVAHSSGNMYLYNVEHTCGTTVPHYQLLKQGESFAVHTCKSKSTRNPLLKWTVGEGALNEFAFSPDGKFLACVSQDGFLRVFNFDSVELHGTMKSYFGGLLCVCWSPDGKYIVTGGEDDLVTVWSFVDCRVIARGHGHKSWVSVVAFDPYTTSVEESDPMEFSGSDEDFQDLHFGRDRANSTQSRLSKRNSTDSRPVSVTYRFGSVGQDTQLCLWDLTEDILFPHQPLSRARTHTNVMNATSPPAGSGGTNPGSNGNSITTPGNSVPPPLPRSNSLPHSAVSNAGSKSSVMDGAIASGVSKFATLSLHDRKERHHEKDHKRNHSMGHISSKSSDKLNLVTKTKTDPAKTLGTPLCPRMEDVPLLEPLICKKIAHERLTVLIFLEDCIVTACQEGFICTWARPGKVGLLSSQNQANSPSGTVV
- the WDR20 gene encoding WD repeat-containing protein 20 isoform X7 yields the protein MYLYNVEHTCGTTVPHYQLLKQGESFAVHTCKSKSTRNPLLKWTVGEGALNEFAFSPDGKFLACVSQDGFLRVFNFDSVELHGTMKSYFGGLLCVCWSPDGKYIVTGGEDDLVTVWSFVDCRVIARGHGHKSWVSVVAFDPYTTSVEESDPMEFSGSDEDFQDLHFGRDRANSTQSRLSKRNSTDSRPVSVTYRFGSVGQDTQLCLWDLTEDILFPHQPLSRARTHTNVMNATSPPAGSGGTNPGSNGNSITTPGNSVPPPLPRSNSLPHSAVSNAGSKSSVMDGAIASGVSKFATLSLHDRKERHHEKDHKRNHSMGHISSKSSDKLNLVTKTKTDPAKTLGTPLCPRMEDVPLLEPLICKKIAHERLTVLIFLEDCIVTACQEGFICTWARPGKVGLLSSQNQANSPSGTVV
- the WDR20 gene encoding WD repeat-containing protein 20 isoform X1; the protein is MLLSKMAAEGGGKEMNEIKTQFTTREGLYKLLSHSEYSRPNRVPFNSQGSNPVRVSFVNVNDQSGNGDRLCFNVGRELYFYIYKGVRKAADLSKPIDKRIYKGTQPTCHDFNHLTATAESVSLLVGFSAGQVQLIDPIKKETSKLFNEERLIDKSRVTCVKWVPGSESLFLVAHSSGNMYLYNVEHTCGTTVPHYQLLKQGESFAVHTCKSKSTRNPLLKWTVGEGALNEFAFSPDGKFLACVSQDGFLRVFNFDSVELHGTMKSYFGGLLCVCWSPDGKYIVTGGEDDLVTVWSFVDCRVIARGHGHKSWVSVVAFDPYTTSVEESDPMEFSGSDEDFQDLHFGRDRANSTQSRLSKRNSTDSRPVSVTYRFGSVGQDTQLCLWDLTEDILFPHQPLSRARTHTNVMNATSPPAGSGGTNPGSNGNSITTPGNSVPPPLPRSNSLPHSAVSNAGSKSSVMDGAIASGVSKFATLSLHDRKERHHEKDHKRNHSMGHISSKSSDKLNLVTKTKTDPAKTLGTPLCPRMEDVPLLEPLICKKIAHERLTVLIFLEDCIVTACQEGFICTWARPGKVGLLSSQNQANSPSGTVV
- the WDR20 gene encoding WD repeat-containing protein 20 isoform X2, with translation MNAPFQDGGGGRRAPTRSAFPSSTSTTRAATGTGSASMWAGSSTSTSTRGSARSLILWDLEEDSEFVTVSEPVSLLIRAADLSKPIDKRIYKGTQPTCHDFNHLTATAESVSLLVGFSAGQVQLIDPIKKETSKLFNEERLIDKSRVTCVKWVPGSESLFLVAHSSGNMYLYNVEHTCGTTVPHYQLLKQGESFAVHTCKSKSTRNPLLKWTVGEGALNEFAFSPDGKFLACVSQDGFLRVFNFDSVELHGTMKSYFGGLLCVCWSPDGKYIVTGGEDDLVTVWSFVDCRVIARGHGHKSWVSVVAFDPYTTSVEESDPMEFSGSDEDFQDLHFGRDRANSTQSRLSKRNSTDSRPVSVTYRFGSVGQDTQLCLWDLTEDILFPHQPLSRARTHTNVMNATSPPAGSGGTNPGSNGNSITTPGNSVPPPLPRSNSLPHSAVSNAGSKSSVMDGAIASGVSKFATLSLHDRKERHHEKDHKRNHSMGHISSKSSDKLNLVTKTKTDPAKTLGTPLCPRMEDVPLLEPLICKKIAHERLTVLIFLEDCIVTACQEGFICTWARPGKVGLLSSQNQANSPSGTVV